The Fundidesulfovibrio putealis DSM 16056 genome includes a window with the following:
- a CDS encoding NAD+ synthase has product MKIGLLQVNTVVGDLSGNAGRVARAARQAAEAGASLCITPELALTGYPPRDLLLTPAFVDKARKELERLARELRDGPVLLVGTAARTVNPGGRPLINCAALLSGGGVGALLPKKLLPTYDVFDEDRYFEPGGCLGFIELHGLRLGVTICEDIWNDKDFWQQRRYPEDPVERLAEEGLDAILNLSASPFTLGKQVQREKMLATMARKYGLPVLYCNQVGGNDDLVFDGRSMALDASGALVARASGFEESVLVVDVAELVETVGSASGNAASRPVQLAQDDYSEESEAWRALVLGVKDYAAKCGFKGAILGLSGGIDSALTAVIAAEALGVENVLGVLMPSPYSSQGSVNDSLELVKRLGIRSMTTPISDIMAAFEKSLAPAFVGRKPDVTEENIQSRIRGNLLMAMSNKFGHVLLTTGNKSELAVGYCTIYGDMSGGLAVISDVPKTMVYRLAEYVNAQRGEVIPRAIIDKAPSAELRPDQTDQDSLPPYEILDAILKLRVERHQSVEEIAHAGFDRAMVEKVCKLVKGAEFKRRQAAPGIKITDRAFGTGWRMPVACRIEY; this is encoded by the coding sequence ATGAAGATCGGTCTTCTCCAGGTGAACACCGTGGTGGGCGACCTGTCCGGCAATGCCGGGCGCGTCGCCCGCGCCGCGCGTCAGGCCGCCGAGGCCGGGGCCAGCCTGTGCATCACGCCGGAGCTGGCCCTGACCGGCTATCCGCCGCGCGACCTGCTGCTGACTCCCGCCTTCGTGGACAAGGCCCGCAAGGAACTGGAGCGCTTGGCCCGCGAATTGCGCGATGGCCCGGTCCTGCTGGTGGGCACCGCCGCTCGCACCGTCAATCCCGGAGGCAGGCCGCTCATCAACTGTGCGGCCCTGTTGTCCGGAGGCGGCGTTGGCGCGCTTCTGCCCAAGAAGCTCCTGCCCACCTACGACGTGTTCGACGAGGACCGCTACTTCGAGCCGGGCGGCTGCCTGGGGTTCATCGAGCTTCACGGCCTGCGCCTGGGCGTGACCATCTGCGAGGACATCTGGAACGACAAGGATTTCTGGCAGCAAAGGCGCTACCCCGAGGACCCCGTGGAGCGTCTGGCCGAAGAGGGCCTGGACGCCATCCTGAACCTCTCCGCCTCGCCGTTCACGCTTGGAAAGCAGGTGCAGCGCGAGAAGATGCTCGCCACCATGGCCCGCAAATACGGCCTGCCCGTGCTCTACTGCAATCAGGTGGGCGGCAACGACGACCTGGTGTTCGACGGGCGTTCCATGGCCCTGGACGCCTCGGGCGCGCTGGTTGCCCGCGCGTCCGGTTTCGAGGAGAGCGTGCTGGTTGTGGACGTGGCCGAACTCGTCGAGACGGTTGGTTCCGCTTCCGGTAATGCCGCCAGCCGTCCGGTTCAGCTGGCGCAGGACGATTATTCCGAAGAGTCCGAGGCGTGGCGCGCCCTGGTGCTTGGCGTGAAGGATTACGCGGCCAAGTGCGGCTTCAAGGGGGCCATCCTGGGCCTCTCCGGCGGCATCGACTCCGCCCTGACCGCCGTGATCGCCGCCGAGGCCCTAGGGGTTGAGAACGTGCTGGGGGTCCTTATGCCAAGCCCTTATTCCAGCCAGGGCAGCGTGAACGACTCGCTGGAGCTGGTGAAGCGCCTGGGCATACGCAGCATGACGACCCCCATCTCGGACATCATGGCCGCCTTCGAAAAGAGCCTCGCCCCGGCCTTCGTTGGCCGCAAGCCGGACGTGACCGAGGAGAACATCCAGTCGCGCATCCGGGGAAACCTGCTCATGGCCATGTCCAACAAGTTCGGGCACGTGCTTTTGACCACGGGCAACAAGTCCGAGCTGGCCGTGGGCTACTGCACCATCTACGGGGATATGTCCGGCGGCCTGGCCGTCATCTCCGACGTGCCGAAGACCATGGTCTACCGTCTGGCCGAGTACGTGAACGCCCAGCGTGGCGAGGTGATCCCGCGCGCCATCATCGACAAGGCTCCCTCGGCGGAACTGCGCCCGGACCAGACCGACCAGGACAGCCTGCCTCCCTACGAGATCCTGGACGCCATCCTGAAGCTTAGGGTGGAGCGCCACCAGTCGGTGGAGGAGATCGCCCACGCCGGGTTCGACAGGGCCATGGTGGAAAAGGTGTGCAAGCTGGTGAAGGGGGCGGA
- the ligA gene encoding NAD-dependent DNA ligase LigA, with amino-acid sequence MTGTGQDSATARSRALMLRAQLEHHNYQYYVLDAPEISDAEYDVLLRELQTLEAAYPELADPNSPTKRVGGAVAQGFTSRRHRQRMFSLDNALSLDEWRAFLERLARVLPERDFTFWADPKFDGLALEVIYEDGRFVSALTRGDGETGEDVTDNIRTVRNLPLDITARAAKARLPVPKLLEVRGEVVITKADFHALNDAQDEAGGKVFANPRNAAAGSVRQLDSRITASRPLKFFAYGIGQTEWPLGDPWPTQRALMEGLAAFGFQTAKQGRAVDAAGVEALYAELEEGRDKLPFEIDGMVVKLDRLDWQREAGFTARAPRWAIAWKFAPHQAETVLERIDIQVGRTGVLTPVAILTPVQLAGVTVSRATLHNEDEIRAKNLHEGDTVVVQRAGDVIPEVVRSVPEKRPEGAREFVFPHICPSCGSKAERLSGEAAWRCLNISCPAVLRQAIVFFVSKAGLDIEGVGKRWIEILVDKGMVKSPADLFGLTMDDLMKLDRMGEKLAGNFLAAIEQARLNTPLFKLIGALGIRQVGAQTARTLAGAFADLDALSEATAEDLQALPDIGPEVAASIRAFFGNPANHELLARFKSIGLWPRKAVAETDGDAPKPFAGKRFLFTGALSGMTRSQAEAEVERLGGVVSGSVSKKLNFLVVGQDPGSKLDKARTLGVRVISQDDFERLTRGETVSSE; translated from the coding sequence AACGCGTGGGCGGGGCCGTGGCCCAGGGATTTACCTCGCGCAGGCACCGCCAGCGCATGTTCAGCCTGGACAACGCCCTTAGCCTCGACGAATGGCGGGCCTTCCTGGAGCGTCTGGCCCGCGTGCTGCCGGAGCGCGATTTCACCTTCTGGGCCGACCCCAAGTTCGACGGTCTGGCCCTGGAGGTCATTTACGAGGACGGGCGCTTCGTCAGCGCCCTCACGCGCGGCGACGGCGAGACCGGCGAGGATGTCACCGACAACATCCGCACGGTGCGAAACCTCCCCCTGGACATCACGGCGCGCGCCGCCAAGGCCCGTCTGCCCGTGCCCAAACTTCTGGAAGTGCGCGGCGAGGTGGTCATCACCAAGGCCGACTTCCACGCCTTGAACGATGCCCAGGACGAGGCCGGAGGCAAGGTGTTCGCCAACCCCCGCAACGCCGCCGCCGGGAGCGTGCGCCAGTTGGATTCGCGCATCACCGCCTCGCGCCCCTTGAAATTTTTCGCTTACGGCATCGGCCAGACTGAGTGGCCCTTGGGCGACCCCTGGCCCACCCAGCGCGCCCTGATGGAGGGGCTGGCCGCTTTCGGCTTCCAGACAGCGAAGCAGGGCAGGGCGGTGGACGCCGCCGGAGTCGAGGCCCTGTACGCCGAGCTGGAAGAGGGTCGCGACAAACTGCCCTTCGAGATCGACGGCATGGTGGTCAAGCTGGACCGCCTGGACTGGCAGCGCGAGGCCGGGTTCACGGCCCGCGCCCCCCGCTGGGCAATCGCCTGGAAGTTTGCGCCGCATCAGGCCGAGACGGTGCTCGAACGCATCGACATCCAGGTGGGGCGTACTGGTGTGCTGACTCCTGTGGCCATTTTGACTCCCGTGCAACTGGCTGGCGTCACCGTGTCGCGGGCCACGCTGCACAACGAGGACGAGATACGCGCCAAGAACCTGCACGAGGGTGACACCGTGGTGGTGCAGCGTGCGGGCGACGTCATTCCCGAGGTGGTGCGCTCCGTGCCGGAGAAGCGCCCTGAAGGCGCGCGCGAGTTCGTCTTCCCGCACATCTGTCCCTCCTGCGGCTCGAAGGCCGAGCGCCTCTCCGGCGAGGCGGCCTGGCGCTGCCTGAACATCTCCTGCCCGGCGGTGCTGCGCCAGGCCATCGTGTTTTTCGTGTCCAAGGCGGGGCTTGATATCGAGGGAGTGGGCAAGCGCTGGATCGAGATCCTGGTGGACAAGGGCATGGTGAAGTCCCCGGCGGATCTCTTCGGGCTGACCATGGACGACCTCATGAAGCTCGACCGCATGGGCGAGAAGCTGGCCGGAAACTTCCTGGCCGCCATCGAGCAGGCGCGGCTGAACACGCCGCTTTTCAAGCTGATCGGGGCGCTGGGCATCCGGCAGGTTGGCGCGCAGACCGCCCGAACGCTGGCCGGGGCCTTTGCCGACCTGGACGCCCTGAGCGAGGCAACCGCCGAGGACTTGCAGGCCCTGCCGGACATCGGGCCGGAGGTGGCCGCGTCCATCCGGGCCTTCTTCGGCAATCCGGCCAACCACGAACTGCTGGCGCGCTTCAAGTCCATCGGCCTGTGGCCGCGCAAGGCCGTGGCCGAAACTGATGGCGATGCCCCCAAGCCCTTCGCGGGCAAGCGGTTCCTGTTCACGGGCGCGCTTTCCGGCATGACCCGCTCCCAGGCAGAGGCGGAAGTGGAGCGCCTGGGCGGCGTTGTGTCCGGTTCCGTCTCCAAGAAGCTCAATTTCCTGGTGGTGGGTCAGGACCCCGGCTCCAAGCTGGATAAAGCCCGCACACTTGGTGTACGGGTGATCTCTCAAGACGATTTTGAACGCCTGACACGGGGCGAAACCGTTTCATCCGAGTGA
- the dapB gene encoding 4-hydroxy-tetrahydrodipicolinate reductase → MSVCDVIIMGAGGRMGQTLAGLAINDPSYRLAGVVERPQNAASLDRYDCVKGTEMENVFAKCPGAVIIDFTAPEASLKVANLAARMGNPAVIGTTGFSAPQMQELEAAAKQGPLFWAPNMSVGVNSLLQVLPKLVEALGPGYDLEIMEIHHNKKADSPSGTALKLGQAIAAARGEKIDDVKVCSRDGIIGARTPKEIGIVAVRGGDVVGDHTVYFLGQGERIEVTHRAHSRETFAHGAMRAALWMKGQKGGKLLTMSDMLA, encoded by the coding sequence ATGAGCGTGTGCGATGTCATCATCATGGGCGCGGGCGGTCGCATGGGCCAGACCCTGGCCGGACTGGCGATCAATGACCCTTCATACAGGCTGGCGGGCGTGGTGGAGCGTCCCCAGAACGCGGCCTCCCTGGACCGTTACGACTGCGTGAAAGGGACCGAGATGGAGAACGTGTTCGCCAAGTGCCCGGGCGCGGTGATCATTGACTTCACCGCCCCGGAAGCGAGCCTCAAGGTGGCCAATCTGGCCGCGCGCATGGGCAATCCGGCGGTCATCGGCACTACCGGGTTCAGTGCGCCCCAGATGCAGGAGCTTGAAGCCGCAGCCAAGCAGGGTCCGCTGTTCTGGGCTCCCAACATGAGCGTTGGCGTCAACTCTCTGCTGCAAGTGCTGCCCAAGCTCGTTGAGGCACTCGGTCCCGGCTACGACCTGGAGATCATGGAGATCCATCACAACAAGAAAGCCGACTCGCCCAGCGGCACCGCCCTGAAGCTCGGACAGGCCATCGCGGCCGCGCGCGGCGAAAAAATTGACGACGTGAAGGTCTGCTCGCGCGACGGCATCATCGGCGCGCGCACCCCCAAGGAAATCGGCATCGTGGCCGTTCGCGGCGGCGACGTGGTCGGCGACCACACCGTGTATTTCCTGGGCCAGGGCGAGCGCATAGAGGTGACCCACCGGGCGCACTCGCGCGAGACCTTCGCCCACGGCGCCATGCGCGCCGCCCTGTGGATGAAGGGACAGAAGGGCGGAAAACTGCTCACCATGTCCGACATGCTGGCATGA